A region of Vigna radiata var. radiata cultivar VC1973A unplaced genomic scaffold, Vradiata_ver6 scaffold_236, whole genome shotgun sequence DNA encodes the following proteins:
- the LOC106753170 gene encoding uncharacterized protein LOC106753170, whose product MSLTESLQQIPIYARCIKQYLGEKIDLEEKATEEQEGCSDSLKKEHPPKVKDPESFTIPCAIGSVKIGKALLGLGSSINLMPLSMLKKISGLTLKPIKISLIMADGSPKKPYGVVKDVVIRIERLEFLVDFVVIEMKEDDKILIILGRLFMKMAKVIINVDDRVVMLKDREEKVICDFF is encoded by the coding sequence ATGTCGTTAACTGAATCACTTCAACAAATTCCCATTTATGCAAGATGTATAAAGCAATATCTTGGAGAAAAGATAGATCTTGAGGAGAAAGCTACTGAGGAACAGGAAGGTTGTAGTGACTCTTTGAAGAAAGAACACCCTCCAAAAGTAAAGGATCCAGAAAGTTTTACCATTCCTTGTGCCATTGGTAGTGTGAAGATAGGAAAAGCTTTACTTGGTTTAGGGTCAAGTATTAACttgatgcccctatctatgctGAAGAAGATTAGTGGCCTTACATTGAAGCCAATAAAGATTTCCTTGATCATGGCAGATGGATCACCGAAGAAACCCTATGGTGTGGTGAAGGATGTTGTGATTCGCATTGAAAGGCTTGAATTCCTGGTTGACTTTGTGGTGATAGAGATGAAGGAGGATGACAAGATTCTAATCATTCTTGGAAGGCTCTTTATGAAGATGGCCAAAGTAATTATCAATGTTGATGATAGGGTAGTTATGCTTAAAGACCGAGAAGAGAAGGTGATCTGTGATTTCTTTTAA